A single region of the Triticum dicoccoides isolate Atlit2015 ecotype Zavitan chromosome 2B, WEW_v2.0, whole genome shotgun sequence genome encodes:
- the LOC119364958 gene encoding patatin-like phospholipase domain-containing protein 4, giving the protein MLRASARGLCVGRRRHLMASLLAFSSSASGLPPKPSPSHTAPPPPPASASARASRFRLLLARASARRDPEPPPPPPPQAESEKKSIAVRTGELFLGLSALFVRAGRGTAPVDEVEQREGVLWEQRPEDVEAERQRREVATASPGFSFSAAGLLFPYHLGVAQCLLDKGYITERTPLAGSSAGAIICAVIASGKTMQEALQVTKILAEDCRSKGTAFRLGAVLKDVLEKFLPDDLHIRCNGRIRVAITQLSWRPRGLLVDQFDSKEDVINAIITSSFIPGYLAPRPATLFRNRLCVDGGLTLFMPPTSASETVRICAFPAGRLGLQGIGISPDCNPENRATPRQLFNWALEPAEDEVLDKLYELGYQDAAVWAEQNPPESTVKIEQLVTD; this is encoded by the exons ATGCTTCGGGCGAGCGCACGCGGCCTCTGCGTCGGCCGCCGACGACACCTCATGGCCTCCCTCCTCGccttctcctcctccgcctccggccTCCCGCCCAAACCCTCGCCGTCCCACACCGCTCCCCCTCCGCCCCCGGCTTCCGCCTCCGCACGAGCGTCGCGCTTCCGCCTCCTACTCGCCCGCGCCTCCGCGCGCCGCgaccccgagccgccgccgccgccgcctccgcaggCCGAGAGCGAGAAGAAGTCGATTGCGGTGAGAACGGGGGAGCTGTTCTTGGGTCTGAGTGCGCTGTTCGTCCGCGCGGGGAGGGGGACGGCGCCGGTGGACGAGGTGGAGCAGAGGGAAGGGGTGTTGTGGGAGCAGCGCCCAGAGGACGTGGAGGCggagcggcagcggagggaggtggCGACAGCGAGCCCCGGGTTCAGCTTCTCAGCCGCCGGGCTTCTCTTCCCCTACCACCTCGGCGTCGCGCAGTGCCTCCTTGACAAAGGCTACATCACA GAAAGAACTCCGTTAGCTGGCTCATCAGCTGGTGCCATAATCTGTGCAGTGATTGCATCCGGGAAGACAATGCAAGAGGCTCTTCAGGTGACCAAGATTCTAGCTGAAGACTGCCGGAGTAAAGGGACTGCCTTTCGCCTTGGG GCTGTACTCAAGGATGTTCTAGAAAAGTTTCTCCCAGATGATCTGCATATCAGGTGCAACGGAAGGATCCGTG TTGCTATTACTCAGTTGTCCTGGAGGCCTAGGGGCTTACTGGTTGACCAGTTTGACTCCAAGGAAGACGTGATTAATGCAATTATTACATCTTCGTTTATTCCTGG ATACTTAGCCCCCAGGCCTGCGACTTTATTCCGTAACAGGCTGTGCGTTGATGGGGGGCTTACATTGTTTATGCCACCTACTTCTGCTTCTGAAACA GTTCGAATCTGTGCTTTCCCAGCTGGCAGACTAGGACTGCAAGGGATTGGTATTAGTCCAGACTGCAATCCGGAGAACAGAGCTACTCCACGACAG CTGTTTAACTGGGCTCTGGAACCTGCTGAAGATGAAGTTCTCGATAAATTGTACGAGCTTGGGTATCAGGATGCAGCTGTGTGGGCTGAGCAGAACCCTCCTGAGTCAACTGTGAAGATTGAGCAGCTCGTTACAGATTGA